In Nitrobacteraceae bacterium AZCC 1564, the following proteins share a genomic window:
- a CDS encoding hypothetical protein (product_source=Hypo-rule applied) → MVEMRFLTDPSALLFAESRTGIGRSFEISRHHLPSRRIVFEPTLIYIVPC, encoded by the coding sequence ATGGTTGAAATGCGATTTCTGACTGATCCAAGCGCGCTGCTGTTTGCCGAAAGCCGGACAGGAATCGGGCGCAGTTTCGAGATTAGTCGACATCATCTGCCATCGCGAAGAATCGTATTCGAACCGACGCTGATCTACATCGTCCCGTGTTGA
- a CDS encoding phenylpyruvate tautomerase PptA (4-oxalocrotonate tautomerase family) (product_source=COG1942; cath_funfam=3.30.429.10; cog=COG1942; pfam=PF01361; superfamily=55331), which produces MSRYLVQIPRDTLSAERKAGIAKAITRVHSDVTGDAADTVQVVITEIDAGCFFSGGSLIECGHIFVHGFMRDEHQLSTVKDTLSSRLASETTLAADFEPDATWVTLTGAPDLSS; this is translated from the coding sequence ATGTCTCGCTACCTCGTCCAAATTCCGCGCGATACACTATCGGCAGAACGCAAAGCCGGAATTGCGAAAGCTATTACACGGGTACACAGCGACGTCACGGGAGATGCAGCGGACACGGTCCAAGTCGTTATTACTGAAATCGATGCGGGCTGCTTCTTCAGCGGAGGTAGTCTCATTGAGTGTGGTCACATTTTTGTGCATGGATTCATGCGCGATGAACATCAATTGTCCACGGTCAAGGACACTCTCTCGTCCCGCCTGGCTAGTGAAACCACGCTCGCGGCCGATTTCGAGCCCGACGCCACGTGGGTTACCCTTACCGGGGCCCCCGATCTCTCGAGCTGA
- a CDS encoding DMSO/TMAO reductase YedYZ molybdopterin-dependent catalytic subunit (product_source=COG2041; cath_funfam=3.90.420.10; cog=COG2041; pfam=PF00174; superfamily=56524) has protein sequence MKRRKLIIPGVDKSLLVRDASKIMMPATRRQFLALGAGFGALTLLTGCEVVDEDSAEDVLRHVSKFNDAVQSWIFDPHKLAPTFSESEITRPFPFNAYYAEAEAPSLDADTYRLEVSGLVDNKKSWSLPELYALVEVTQITRHVCVEGWSAIGSWSGTPLSHFLEVVGADRRAKYCWFRCAEGYSNTIDMPTALHPQTLMAFKFDQKPLTRAYGFPMKIRIPTKLGFKNPKYVTSLEVTNDYKGGYWEDQGYNSFSGN, from the coding sequence ATGAAACGACGAAAACTAATAATTCCAGGCGTCGACAAGTCACTTCTCGTCCGTGACGCATCGAAGATAATGATGCCGGCTACGCGGAGGCAATTCCTGGCGCTCGGTGCGGGCTTCGGCGCGCTGACGTTGCTGACAGGATGCGAAGTCGTCGACGAAGATTCCGCTGAAGATGTTCTCCGGCACGTCTCAAAATTCAATGATGCTGTGCAGTCGTGGATATTCGACCCACACAAACTCGCGCCTACGTTCTCCGAGAGCGAGATCACTCGGCCCTTTCCGTTCAACGCGTACTACGCTGAGGCGGAGGCCCCCTCACTCGATGCCGACACTTACAGGCTTGAGGTCAGCGGGCTGGTCGATAACAAGAAATCCTGGTCTCTTCCCGAGCTTTACGCGCTCGTCGAAGTCACCCAAATCACGCGCCACGTGTGCGTCGAGGGCTGGAGTGCTATCGGTAGCTGGTCCGGAACGCCCCTGAGTCATTTCCTTGAAGTGGTAGGCGCTGACCGCCGTGCGAAATATTGTTGGTTTAGATGTGCCGAAGGTTATAGCAACACGATAGACATGCCTACCGCGCTTCACCCACAGACGCTTATGGCTTTCAAATTTGACCAAAAGCCCCTCACTCGGGCGTATGGATTTCCGATGAAGATCCGAATCCCTACTAAGTTGGGTTTCAAAAATCCTAAGTACGTAACCTCGTTAGAAGTGACCAATGATTACAAAGGGGGTTACTGGGAAGATCAGGGTTACAACTCGTTCAGTGGCAACTAA
- a CDS encoding putative GNAT family acetyltransferase (product_source=COG2388; cath_funfam=3.40.50.1400; cog=COG2388; ko=KO:K06975; pfam=PF14542; superfamily=55729), producing MLGQINDNVEMHRFEMSIGNELAVSYYSTDGNRTTLLHTEVPPQFSGQGVGSQLAHEVFEILRKKGQRVIAKCPFMAKYAAKHPEYLEMLDG from the coding sequence ATGCTTGGACAAATCAACGATAATGTCGAAATGCACCGGTTTGAAATGTCTATCGGCAATGAATTGGCCGTGTCGTATTACTCAACGGACGGCAACCGAACAACGTTGCTTCATACAGAGGTTCCGCCCCAGTTCTCAGGCCAGGGTGTAGGCTCTCAACTAGCGCACGAGGTTTTCGAAATTCTTCGAAAAAAAGGGCAACGCGTGATAGCGAAGTGTCCGTTTATGGCCAAGTATGCCGCTAAGCATCCTGAATACCTCGAGATGCTCGATGGTTGA
- a CDS encoding DNA-binding transcriptional LysR family regulator (product_source=COG0583; cath_funfam=1.10.10.10,3.40.190.10; cog=COG0583; pfam=PF00126,PF03466; superfamily=46785,53850) yields the protein MDRLEAMSILIASIEAGSFSAAGRKLGIPLPSISRKVSDLEAHLKTQLVARSSRKLQLTDAGAAYVAAAKAILERVSEAEAQAAGEYTSPRGELTMTAPIVLGRIHVVPVVNDFLRRYLDINIRMTLADRAINLVDDNVDLAVRVGTLPDSSMIATRLGTIRRVVCGSPAYFAARGIPKTPDDLADLTCVTFSGMGAGTSWVFVDKDKRSRQGPRPRCRLNINTAEAAIDSAIAGVGITHVLSYQVADAVRAGKLKIVLQNFEPAPVPVSLIYTAQSMVPTKLRSFVEFATPRLRKSLGADDVKLASESAKRSKAE from the coding sequence GTGGACCGTCTTGAAGCGATGTCTATCCTGATTGCCTCAATAGAGGCCGGCAGTTTTTCAGCTGCTGGGCGCAAGCTTGGCATCCCTCTCCCCTCCATCAGCCGTAAGGTCAGTGACCTAGAGGCGCACCTCAAGACTCAGTTGGTCGCGAGAAGCTCACGAAAGCTCCAGTTAACGGACGCGGGCGCCGCCTACGTGGCAGCAGCGAAGGCAATTTTAGAACGCGTCTCTGAGGCCGAAGCGCAGGCGGCGGGCGAATATACCTCACCTCGGGGTGAACTAACGATGACCGCTCCCATCGTCCTTGGGCGGATACACGTGGTGCCGGTAGTGAACGACTTCCTTCGGCGCTACCTGGACATCAACATTAGGATGACCTTGGCAGACCGCGCCATCAACTTGGTGGACGACAATGTCGACTTAGCAGTCCGTGTTGGCACGCTCCCCGACAGCAGCATGATTGCCACGCGTCTAGGCACTATTCGGCGGGTAGTATGCGGTAGCCCGGCATACTTTGCCGCGCGCGGCATCCCTAAGACTCCCGATGACCTGGCGGATCTGACGTGCGTAACCTTCTCAGGCATGGGTGCGGGCACATCGTGGGTGTTTGTGGATAAGGATAAACGCTCGCGCCAAGGTCCTCGCCCGCGCTGTCGTCTCAACATCAACACTGCAGAGGCGGCGATAGACTCCGCGATCGCCGGTGTGGGGATTACCCATGTTCTTTCCTACCAGGTGGCCGACGCGGTAAGGGCGGGGAAGCTCAAGATTGTACTGCAGAACTTCGAACCAGCGCCCGTGCCGGTGAGTTTGATTTATACGGCTCAATCGATGGTACCCACCAAGCTACGCAGCTTCGTTGAGTTCGCGACGCCTCGTCTTCGCAAGTCCTTAGGAGCGGACGATGTAAAATTGGCTTCTGAATCGGCAAAGCGCTCAAAAGCCGAGTAA
- a CDS encoding quercetin dioxygenase-like cupin family protein (product_source=COG1917; cath_funfam=2.60.120.10; cog=COG1917; pfam=PF07883; superfamily=51182; transmembrane_helix_parts=Inside_1_11,TMhelix_12_31,Outside_32_166) → MRATVASFAPRSFHQLSLAVVAGLLCALAITKTLPLTLDAASALVAPLCAVSNPSGSSLNRVDIVASYPLANVAGKRVTVVRVSYGPGGFTPPHRHAGAVTAYITKGEIRSQLGGGPLETFTVGQSFFEPPGSTHIVSANASTTEPAELIAVFVADEGAELTTLLN, encoded by the coding sequence ATGAGAGCAACAGTTGCATCGTTTGCTCCCCGCAGTTTTCATCAGCTCTCGCTGGCGGTCGTCGCGGGCCTTTTATGCGCGCTCGCAATCACGAAAACCCTTCCACTGACGTTAGATGCAGCATCCGCGCTCGTGGCACCGCTGTGCGCCGTCAGCAATCCGTCCGGATCGTCGCTCAACCGCGTCGACATTGTTGCATCCTATCCGTTAGCCAATGTTGCTGGAAAGCGTGTCACGGTTGTTCGTGTTTCTTATGGACCTGGCGGCTTTACTCCGCCTCATCGTCATGCCGGAGCAGTGACAGCCTATATCACAAAGGGCGAGATCCGTTCGCAGCTCGGCGGTGGCCCTCTGGAGACGTTCACGGTCGGACAATCATTCTTCGAGCCTCCAGGCTCGACGCATATTGTCTCGGCAAATGCCAGCACCACCGAGCCCGCGGAGTTGATCGCGGTCTTCGTGGCAGACGAAGGCGCGGAGTTGACCACTCTTTTGAACTGA
- a CDS encoding putative peroxidase-related enzyme (product_source=TIGR01926; cath_funfam=1.20.5.810; cog=COG2128; pfam=PF02627; superfamily=69118; tigrfam=TIGR01926), whose product MSRIKIPDRDDVPEASRRVLDVVMKRFGFVPNLYRLMALSPNVLNGVVGLQDALKHALDVKTRTGIALAVSEVNRCDYCVATHSFNAENFARLSPTEVALNRKAESESPKRAVALKFAAEVTLKRGKLANEDFESVKAAGYTDAEVMEIIALAVQFTLTNLLNNVIATDVDFPEVDEPVEAPP is encoded by the coding sequence ATGAGCAGGATCAAGATCCCGGACAGGGATGATGTGCCTGAGGCGTCTAGGCGGGTGCTTGATGTCGTCATGAAGCGGTTCGGGTTTGTTCCTAATCTGTATCGATTAATGGCGCTATCGCCGAATGTATTGAACGGCGTTGTAGGGCTGCAGGACGCTCTCAAGCACGCCCTCGACGTCAAGACGCGGACGGGAATTGCGTTGGCCGTGAGCGAGGTGAATCGGTGTGATTACTGTGTCGCAACGCATTCGTTCAACGCGGAGAACTTTGCGCGCCTGTCCCCCACCGAAGTGGCACTAAACCGAAAAGCCGAGAGTGAGAGTCCCAAGCGAGCGGTCGCATTAAAATTTGCTGCCGAGGTTACCCTAAAGCGCGGGAAATTGGCCAATGAGGACTTCGAAAGCGTCAAAGCCGCGGGATACACAGATGCCGAAGTGATGGAGATCATTGCACTAGCAGTGCAATTCACGTTAACGAATCTGCTGAATAACGTGATCGCCACTGATGTGGACTTTCCTGAGGTCGATGAACCAGTGGAAGCTCCCCCTTGA
- a CDS encoding hypothetical protein (product_source=Hypo-rule applied): protein MADQLSLSEIDACIVELRDNIRQMTEAAALSAPADGDSVGDRIEQASIELEELMTRRDAVLASTRL from the coding sequence ATGGCCGATCAGCTCTCTCTCTCCGAAATTGACGCCTGCATCGTGGAGCTACGCGACAACATTAGACAGATGACGGAAGCTGCTGCGCTATCCGCTCCGGCGGATGGCGATTCTGTGGGAGACCGCATCGAGCAAGCATCCATCGAACTCGAGGAGCTGATGACGCGACGCGATGCTGTTCTCGCGAGCACCCGTTTGTGA
- a CDS encoding hypothetical protein (product_source=Hypo-rule applied), translated as MKYSLFCIDDQTEIPFSCEEDIWKYVRANKLCIEVIDDEDIPRRRVLDPRYEIHHYSTEGELIALSRLRWETSANWADSDL; from the coding sequence ATGAAATACTCACTCTTCTGCATCGACGACCAAACCGAGATCCCATTTTCATGCGAAGAGGATATCTGGAAGTACGTGAGAGCAAACAAGCTTTGCATAGAGGTGATCGACGACGAAGACATTCCCCGCCGCCGGGTGCTCGACCCGAGGTATGAGATCCACCACTACTCCACCGAAGGAGAACTGATAGCTCTGTCCAGACTCCGTTGGGAAACGTCTGCTAACTGGGCGGACAGCGATCTTTAA
- a CDS encoding thiosulfate reductase cytochrome b subunit (product_source=COG4117; cath_funfam=1.20.950.20; cog=COG4117; pfam=PF01292; superfamily=81342; transmembrane_helix_parts=Inside_1_20,TMhelix_21_40,Outside_41_65,TMhelix_66_88,Inside_89_129,TMhelix_130_150,Outside_151_169,TMhelix_170_192,Inside_193_204): MGSVTSRLAQTRAVHPLWARVMHWINALAMIVMVLSGWQIYDASPLFNFRFPHSITLGGWLGGGLLWHFAAMWILAINGLFYIALGLITGRFRKKLFPIRVEVLINDTKAALHGTLSHEDIAMYNDVQRLLYVGIITVAVVIVLSGLSMWKPVQFQTLAALFGGYDGARYVHFICMGMIVAFLAVHVTLALLFPKSIRAMLVGS, translated from the coding sequence ATGGGATCAGTTACTTCTCGGCTCGCACAGACGAGGGCCGTTCATCCACTTTGGGCCCGCGTGATGCATTGGATAAATGCATTGGCTATGATCGTGATGGTCCTCTCGGGCTGGCAGATCTACGATGCTTCCCCTCTCTTCAATTTTCGGTTCCCGCACTCAATCACCCTCGGCGGCTGGCTCGGTGGCGGCTTGCTCTGGCATTTCGCTGCGATGTGGATTTTGGCGATTAACGGACTTTTTTACATCGCCCTCGGACTCATCACCGGGCGCTTTCGAAAGAAGCTCTTTCCTATACGCGTCGAGGTGTTGATCAACGACACCAAAGCGGCCTTACACGGCACGCTCTCTCACGAAGACATCGCAATGTATAACGACGTCCAACGACTCCTTTACGTGGGTATTATCACGGTTGCAGTCGTGATCGTGCTGTCGGGCCTTTCCATGTGGAAGCCGGTGCAGTTTCAGACACTTGCTGCTCTCTTCGGCGGTTACGACGGAGCGCGCTACGTACATTTCATTTGCATGGGCATGATCGTCGCATTTCTAGCTGTCCACGTGACGTTAGCGTTGCTGTTCCCTAAAAGCATTCGCGCAATGCTAGTTGGCTCATAA